One region of Juglans microcarpa x Juglans regia isolate MS1-56 chromosome 7S, Jm3101_v1.0, whole genome shotgun sequence genomic DNA includes:
- the LOC121240350 gene encoding reactive oxygen species modulator 1, translating to MARDSCLARVTAGVAVGGAVGGAVGAVYGTYEAIRYKVPGLMKIRYIGQTTLGSAAIFGLFLGAGSLIHCGKSY from the exons ATGGCAAGGGATAGCTGCTTGGCTCGTGTGACCGCCGGCGTTGCCGTAGGCGGTGCCGTAGGTGGCGCCGTTG GTGCTGTGTATGGCACTTATGAAGCTATTAGGTATAAG GTACCAGGACTAATGAAGATCAGGTACATTGGACAAACAACACTAGGCAGTGCCGCCATTTTTGGTCTTTTCTTGGGTGCTGGAAGCCTGATACATTGTGGGAAGTCATATTAA